Within the Thermovirga sp. genome, the region TCCACGGCCCTTACGACTTACGGACCTTACGATTTACGATTCACGGATTTTATCTCATTTCCCGTTCGGGTCCCACCGCTTGGCAAGGCCCTGGGTGATACGGTCGATGACGATGCCCATGATCACGATGGATATCCCCGCCTCGAAGCCGCGCCCCACGTCGATGCGGTTGATGGCCATGAGCACCTCCTGGCCGAGGCCCCTGGCCCC harbors:
- a CDS encoding choline ABC transporter permease subunit produces the protein GARGLGQEVLMAINRIDVGRGFEAGISIVIMGIVIDRITQGLAKRWDPNGK